From bacterium:
CCGAGGTCGCCGACCGGGTGCTGGAAGACGCCGCCGGCATCGGGAAACCGGTCGTGGTGGCCTTCGTGGGCGCGTCGCCGCAATCTTCGGCCGGAGGGCTCTATTGGGCGGCCACGCTCGAGGACGCGGCGATGCTCGCCGCGCGCCTCGCCGGCGGCGCGCCTCGCGATCCGAACGACGAGGGGGCGGCATGGCGGCCAGCCGTCGAACGCCGGGCCGCGGCCGAGATCGACCGGTTGGCTCCGTCGCAACAGTATCTCCGAGGGCTCTACAGTGGAGGAACCCTGTGCGCCGAATGCGTCGCGGTGCTGCAGGGAGCACTGCGGCCGCTGTTCACGAACGCCCCCGTGGGCGCCGCGCGGCACATCGACGGCGTTGGACCCAGCCGCGCGCACACCGTGCTGGACTTGGGAGACGATCTTTTCACGGTCGGCCGCCTGCACCCGATGCTCGATCCGACGCTCCGCGCTCAGCGGATCGCCCAGGAGGCGGCCGATCCGGAGACGGCCGTGATTCTTCTCGACGTGGTGCTGGGAGAAGGGGTGCACGCCGATCCCGCTGGCGCGCTTGCGCCCGCGATCGCGGCTGCGCGCGCCGGCGCGGCCGGCGCCGGTCGCCACCTCGCGGTCGTGGCGTCCGTGTGCGGCACCGACGAGGATCCCCAATCTCGGGTGGAGCAAGTCAGGCGCCTCGCGGCGGCCGGCGTGCTCGTTGAGGACAGCAACGTCCGCGCCGTCGCGCTCGCGGGGATGATCGCCGGTCGCGACCCGGCACTCCCGCTGCCCCCGCTGCGCTCGGACGCCGCCGTTCGGGACGACGCCGACGGCGAAAGCGGTCCCGCGGTGGCCGAACCGCACGGCACCGACGGGCGCGATCCGCATCCCGAGGACGCGCTCCTGGCGGGACCGCCGCGCGTGGTCAACGTCGGATTGGAGATCTTCGCGAAGAGCCTCCGCGCCCAGGGAGTGGCGGTGCTGGAGCTCGACTGGCGCCCTCCGGCCGGCGGTGATCGCGACATGATCGCGCTGCTGGAGCGCCTCGAATGAGCGGGCCGGGCCCGAGTGCCGGCCGCGTGGATCAGGCAAACGCGGAGGCGATCCGGCGCGTGCTCGGTGCGACCCCCGTGCTCGTGGGGATCAGACGGGCGCAGGACGTGGTCCCCGGCATGGCGGACGACCTGCTCCTGCACGCCGGCCCGCCGATCGCGTGGGACCGCATGTCCGGGCCGGTCAGGGGCGCCGTCATCGGCGCGCTGCTGTACGAGCGTCGCGCGGCGAGCGAGGCCGAGGCGGTGCGGCTTGTCGAGTCCGGGCGGGTCCGGTTCGAGCCCTGTCACCACCACGCGGCGGTCGGTCCGATGGCCGGGATCGTCTCCTCGTCGATGCCCGTCTACGTTGTAGAGAACGCCGCGGGGCGCACCCGAGCGTACTCCACGCTCAACGAGGGGTACGGCACGGTGCTCCGCTACGGGGCGTACGGCACCGATGTGCTGGCGCGTCTCCGGTGGCTGGAGGAGACGCTCGCCCCGGTGCTCGATCGCGCGCTCGAGTTCTCGGGCGGGCTGGATCTGCGAACGCTCATCGCACAGGCGCTGCAGATGGGAGACGAGGGTCACAATCGGAACAAAGCCGCATCGGCGCTCCTGGGCCGCCAACTCGCGCCGCACATCGTGCGCAGCGGCGCCCCCGCCGATGCCCAGCACGAGGTGTTCCGGTATCTCGCCGAGACCGATCTCGCGGCCCTCAACCCGATCATGGCCGCGTGCAAGGCGACGATGGACGCGGCCCACGGCGTCCCCGGGAGCACCCTCGTCACGGCGATGGCCCGCAACGGCACGGAGTTCGGGATCCGCGTGAGCGGGCTCGGCGAGCGGTGGTTTACGGGGCCCGCGGAGGTGCCCCGCGGACTGTACTTCCCCGGGTTCTCGGCGGACGACGCGAACCCCGATGTCGGCGATTCCACGATCACCGAGACGGCGGGCATCGGCGCGTTTGCGATGGCGGCCGCGCCCGCGATCGTCAGCTTCGTCAGCGGGACCGCGCGCGACGCGCTGCAGTCCACGCTCGAGATGTACGAAATCACGCTGGCGGAAAACCCCGCGTTCGGGATCCCCGCGCTCGACTTCCGCGGCACGCCGACGGGGATCGACATCCGTAAGGTCGTCCGCACCGGCATTCTTCCGCGGGTCAACACCGGAATCGCCCACCGGGAGGTCGGGATCGGGCAGATCGGGGCCGGGCTCGTGCGCCCGCCCCGCGTCTGTTTCGAGCGCGCGCTGCAGGCGATGGCGGAGACGATCGAGCGATAGCCGCGTGGCCGGGCGCGCCCGCGGGTCGGGCGCGCCACATCGGGGAACAGAGGGGGTGTCGCATGGCCTTGAAACCGGCGGACATGAGCCGGGTCCGCGTGCTGGACCTGTCACAGAACTTCAGCGTCGACTCGCCGCCGTTCGCGTACTACGAGGGTCCCACCGTGAAATGGGTCAAGAAGATGGCGTTCGAAGGCGTCAACGCGCAGCTGATCAGCAGTACGAACCACATCGCGACGCACCTCGATTCTCCGCTGCACTTCAACGATCCCGGCCCCGACGTCGCGGGTATTCCGCTCGAGGAGCTGCTCGGGCCGGCGTGCATCGTCGATCTGGCGCAGTTCGGCATCGGGGACTATGACATCTACGGCCCGGAGCACTTCGAGCGGTGGGAGAAGACGTATAAAACGAAGATCCAGCGGGGCGACATCCTGGTGATCCACACCGGGTACCATCACTACTACAACGAGGACTGGTACAAGGTCCGCAACCGGGAGAAGCCCAACTTGCCGCGGGCGTTTCTCCGGCACCCCGGCCCGCAGCTGGAGTTTTGCGACTGGGTCCTCGCGCGGGGGATCCGCTGGCTCGCGATCGACGCGATCTCCACGGACCATCCGTTCAACACCAACGTCCGCCGGGCGCGTCCGGATCTCGTGCCCGAGGTGGAAAAGAAGATCGGGATGCCGATCGACCGGGCGTTTCCCTGGCCCAAGGCGTACCAGGCCACGCACACGTACCTGTTCCCGAAGGGCGTGTTCCACGTCGAGAACGTGGGCGGCATGATCGACGAGGTACTGAACATGCGGCTGTGGTTCGGCGCGTTTCCGTTCCGGTTCAAAGGCGGCGAGGCGGCGTTCTGCCGCTGCTTCGCGTTCGTGCAGCGCTAGCGAGGAGGCACGGTGTACCCTCTCGACGACCTGACGGTGGTGGACCTGACCCGCGCGCTCGCCGGGCCGTACTGCACGATGATGCTCGCCGACCTCGGCGCGCGCGTGCTCAAAGTCGAGACGCCGGGGACCGGCGACGACACACGCGGGTGGGGACCGCCGTTCGTGAACGGCGAGAGCGCGTACTTCCTCAGCATCAACCGCAACAAGGCCAGCGTCACTCTCAACCTCAAGGCGCCGCGCGGGCGCGAGCTGCTGTGGCGCTTGCTCCGGCGCGCGGACGTCCTCGTGGAAAACTTCCGCCCCGGGGCGATGGACCGCCTCGGCTTCGGGTACGACGCGGTGCACGCGGCGGTCCCGCGCCTCGTGTACTGCTCGATTTCGGGGTTTGGGCAGAGCGGGCCGTATCGCGAGCGCGCCGCGTACGACCTCATCGTGCAGGGGATGGGCGGGCTGATGGGCATCACGGGCGAACCCGACGGAGCCCCGATGCGGGTCGGCGTGGCGGTGGCCGATATCTGCGCCGGGATGTTCGCCGCGTACGCGATCCTCGCCGCGCTCCGGGTCCGCGAGCGCACGGGCGCCGGCCAGTGGGTGGACGCCGCGATGCTGGACGGCCAGGTCGCGTGGATGACCTACATGGCCGCGAACTACTTCGCCACCGGGCACGACCCGCAGCGCGTGGGATCGGCCCACACGAACCTGGTGCCGTATCAGCCGTTTCCGACGCGGGACGGTTTCATCAACGTCACCGTGGGGAGCGAGGGGTTGTGGCAGCGGTTCTGCCAAGCGCTCGACGTCCCGATTGCGGCCGATCCTCGGTTTGCCACCAACGCGGAGCGCGTCGCGCACCGGCGGGAGCTGCTTGCTCTGCTGGACCCGGTGTTCCGAACGCGCTCGACCGCGGAGTGGGTCGCCCGGTTCCTGGCGGCGGGCGTGCCGGCCGGGCCCATCTCCCGGATGCACGAGGTCATGGCGGACGCTCAGGTGCGTGAGCGCGAGATGGTGGTCGAACTCGACCACCCGCGGGCGGGGCGCATCCGGGTGAACGGGGTCCCCGTGAAGTTGTCCGACACCCCCGGTGCCGTCCGGACCCCGCCGCCGCTGCTCGGGGAGCACACCGACGCGGTCCTGCGCGAGTTGGGGATCGACGCCGGCGAGATCGCGGCGCTCCGACAGGAGGGCGTGGTCTGATGTTCCGCCGGCGTCGGCCCGCAGCGCAGCCGGTCACGTGCTCGTCGTGCGGCCTGGCCCATCCCGTGGACGCCCTCGCGGCGGCGCTGTACGTGTGCGCGGGATGCGGTCGTTCGTTGGCGATGCCGTCCGCCGCGCGGATCGCCCTGCTCGCCGATCCGCGGACGTTTCGGGAGCTCGACCGGCAGCTGATCTCGGTCGATCCGCTCAGCTTCATCGACCGCAAACCGTACCGCGAGCGCCTGCAGGAGGCGCAGCGGCAGACCGGGCTGCGCGAGGCGGTGACGACCGGCCTCTGCCGGATCGGCGGCCACCCTGTGGTGCTCGCGGTGTTCGATTTCGAGTTCCTGGGTGGGACGATGGGGTCGGTCGTCGGCGAGAAGGTGGCCAACGCGTTCGAGCACGCGGCCCACCGCCGCGTCCCGGTCGTCTGCGTGGCCGCGAGCGGCGGCGCCCGCATGCAGGAAGGCATGTTGTCGCTGATGCAGATGGCGAAGGTGTCGGCGGCCGCGGCGCGGCACGACCGCGCCGGGCTCGCGTTCATTTCGGTACTGACCGATCCGACGTTTGGAGGCGTGACCGCGAGCGTCGCGTCGCTCGGCGACGTGATCATCGCGGAGCCGGCGGCGCAGATCGGTTTCGTCGGACCGCGCGTGATCCAGCAGACGACCGGCGTCGCGCCGCCGCCCGGCTCGCATCAGGCAGAGACACTGTGTCGCAACGGGTTGCTGGACCTCATCGTGCCCCGTGCACAGCTGCGGGAGACGATCGCCTACCTCGTGGCCCATCTCAGCCGTCTGCCGGTGGCGCGCGGCCGCGCGGACCGGCTGCCGCCCGGCGTGGAGCAAGGGCCGCTGCCGGCGTGGGACGAAGTCCGCCTCGCACGGCACACCGCCCGCCCCACGGCGCTCGACTACATCGGCCACATGGCCACGGGGTTCGTCGAGTTGCACGGTGACCGCCAGGGCGGCGACGACCCGGCGATCGTGGGCGGGGTCGCAGAGATCGACGGGCAGCCGGTGATGATCATCGGGCACGAGCGCGGCGGGACGCCCGAGGCCCTGGAAGCGCGCCACCGGGGGGCCGCCGGCCCGAGCGGCTACCGAAAGGCGCTCCGCTTGATGGAGCTCGCCGCGAAGTTCCGGATTCCGGTGATCACGTTGATCGACACCCCCGGTGCCGATTCCAGCTATGAGGCGGAGCGGCACGGGATCGCGCAGGCGCTGGCGCACACGCTGGCCACGATGACCGTGCTGCCCACCCCGATCGTGTCGGTGATCATCGGCGAGGGTGGGAGCGGGGGCGCGCTTGCCCTCGGCGCCGCCGACCGGGTGCTGATGCTCGAGCACGCCATCTACTCGGTGATCTCGCCCGAGGGCGCCGCGGCGATCCTGTACCGGGATACCGCCCAGGCCGTTGCGCTCTCAGAGGCGCTCAAGCTCACCGCGCAGGATCTCCGACGGCTCGGCGTGATCGATGTGGTCGTCCCCGAGC
This genomic window contains:
- the fdrA gene encoding acyl-CoA synthetase FdrA, producing MARDVRAGSHLMVVRSAVKRSAYYDSVTLMQAQQALRALPGVEEAGVVMGTEANVALLRQAGLVIEDASAKADDLIVAVRADTEAHARGALDALDGILSRRPAATPPDAAYRPRTVAAAARMLSGANVALVSVPGRFAAAAAREALRAGLHVMLFSDNVPLDEEIRLKRDAARGGRLVMGPDCGTALIGGAALGFANRVRRGPVGIVSASGTGLQEVATITHRRGGGVSHALGTGGRDLAAAVGAATTRRALVVLGRDPATAVIVLVSKPPDPEVADRVLEDAAGIGKPVVVAFVGASPQSSAGGLYWAATLEDAAMLAARLAGGAPRDPNDEGAAWRPAVERRAAAEIDRLAPSQQYLRGLYSGGTLCAECVAVLQGALRPLFTNAPVGAARHIDGVGPSRAHTVLDLGDDLFTVGRLHPMLDPTLRAQRIAQEAADPETAVILLDVVLGEGVHADPAGALAPAIAAARAGAAGAGRHLAVVASVCGTDEDPQSRVEQVRRLAAAGVLVEDSNVRAVALAGMIAGRDPALPLPPLRSDAAVRDDADGESGPAVAEPHGTDGRDPHPEDALLAGPPRVVNVGLEIFAKSLRAQGVAVLELDWRPPAGGDRDMIALLERLE
- a CDS encoding DUF1116 domain-containing protein; its protein translation is MAGIVSSSMPVYVVENAAGRTRAYSTLNEGYGTVLRYGAYGTDVLARLRWLEETLAPVLDRALEFSGGLDLRTLIAQALQMGDEGHNRNKAASALLGRQLAPHIVRSGAPADAQHEVFRYLAETDLAALNPIMAACKATMDAAHGVPGSTLVTAMARNGTEFGIRVSGLGERWFTGPAEVPRGLYFPGFSADDANPDVGDSTITETAGIGAFAMAAAPAIVSFVSGTARDALQSTLEMYEITLAENPAFGIPALDFRGTPTGIDIRKVVRTGILPRVNTGIAHREVGIGQIGAGLVRPPRVCFERALQAMAETIER
- a CDS encoding cyclase family protein translates to MALKPADMSRVRVLDLSQNFSVDSPPFAYYEGPTVKWVKKMAFEGVNAQLISSTNHIATHLDSPLHFNDPGPDVAGIPLEELLGPACIVDLAQFGIGDYDIYGPEHFERWEKTYKTKIQRGDILVIHTGYHHYYNEDWYKVRNREKPNLPRAFLRHPGPQLEFCDWVLARGIRWLAIDAISTDHPFNTNVRRARPDLVPEVEKKIGMPIDRAFPWPKAYQATHTYLFPKGVFHVENVGGMIDEVLNMRLWFGAFPFRFKGGEAAFCRCFAFVQR
- a CDS encoding CaiB/BaiF CoA-transferase family protein, which codes for MYPLDDLTVVDLTRALAGPYCTMMLADLGARVLKVETPGTGDDTRGWGPPFVNGESAYFLSINRNKASVTLNLKAPRGRELLWRLLRRADVLVENFRPGAMDRLGFGYDAVHAAVPRLVYCSISGFGQSGPYRERAAYDLIVQGMGGLMGITGEPDGAPMRVGVAVADICAGMFAAYAILAALRVRERTGAGQWVDAAMLDGQVAWMTYMAANYFATGHDPQRVGSAHTNLVPYQPFPTRDGFINVTVGSEGLWQRFCQALDVPIAADPRFATNAERVAHRRELLALLDPVFRTRSTAEWVARFLAAGVPAGPISRMHEVMADAQVREREMVVELDHPRAGRIRVNGVPVKLSDTPGAVRTPPPLLGEHTDAVLRELGIDAGEIAALRQEGVV
- the accA gene encoding acetyl-CoA carboxylase carboxyl transferase subunit alpha gives rise to the protein MFRRRRPAAQPVTCSSCGLAHPVDALAAALYVCAGCGRSLAMPSAARIALLADPRTFRELDRQLISVDPLSFIDRKPYRERLQEAQRQTGLREAVTTGLCRIGGHPVVLAVFDFEFLGGTMGSVVGEKVANAFEHAAHRRVPVVCVAASGGARMQEGMLSLMQMAKVSAAAARHDRAGLAFISVLTDPTFGGVTASVASLGDVIIAEPAAQIGFVGPRVIQQTTGVAPPPGSHQAETLCRNGLLDLIVPRAQLRETIAYLVAHLSRLPVARGRADRLPPGVEQGPLPAWDEVRLARHTARPTALDYIGHMATGFVELHGDRQGGDDPAIVGGVAEIDGQPVMIIGHERGGTPEALEARHRGAAGPSGYRKALRLMELAAKFRIPVITLIDTPGADSSYEAERHGIAQALAHTLATMTVLPTPIVSVIIGEGGSGGALALGAADRVLMLEHAIYSVISPEGAAAILYRDTAQAVALSEALKLTAQDLRRLGVIDVVVPEPVGGAHVDHAAAAAALRRHLVASLRTLRRVAPEKLLGRRYAKYRHIGRTGVYWREIVRAEMQDALDSIARRFPRGEGPSRRATGAPQG